CATGGATattctttgatctaaaccattccctCTCTGACAGCACGTTTAGGGTTGCTGTCCTCGTCCCCTGTCTAAAATCTATTGCGGCCTCTTGAAAGGTTTTCCTCCAgcattgccctgtatttagctccaatCATCTTTCTTATGCCTACACGacaagcatccccacagcatgatactgccaccacgtTTTATAGTGAGGATGgggttttctgccacacattgAATTTTTGATGTCGTTTATATCCGTTCTCATCTGTTAAGAGCACGTTTGTGCTCCTGGTTTGTGGCGACCTGCGCTTCATAAGGCTTTCTTCCAGCAATGCCTGTTGTCTTGTAAGTCTTCCATCAAGGCCAGATCATTAAGCACTTGTCTCGTTGACAGAATCCCCCACCCGCGtcatggatctctgcagccctTTCAGACCTTTTTGGCTGCTCCTCTCATAAATGCCGACCATGGCTGgactgtcagtttaggtggatggtcATGTGCCAGTAGATGTGCTACaccttttcattttcagatgatggatgaGATCTGTGAGATGCTCATAGCTTGGGATagtgttttaaaacataactttTGCCCTTTTGTGCATGTTGTGTTCCATGTTTTATGAAGCAAATGTACATACCTAGATTAATTACTCTAGTTTTAAAGCTTACTGTTGGCTTATTTAAACTTGTCTGGGAAGCCAGCCCTTAAAGGATACCTTTCCTGTCATTTATGACTATACAAAAACATGCAATACATTTCCTTTTGTCCAGGTTAATCTCTCCTTTTCTGTTCTCCCTGCCCTTCACACGTACTCAGTACCTGCCTGTGACCAGTAGGGGGCTCTAGTTTCCCACTGGAGTCAGAGTGTTTTAGTGAGGCTTTTTAGTCGCCTGCCAGAGAACACAATGATTTGCCATATGTAGTGTAAAAATGTGACATCAGCCTCTGTGCTTCAGCTGATGAGGGGCACCTTCCTCAGCAACACATCTCGATCTAAGCAGCTCCGTTCCTCCTGGATACAGCGTGCGATTGGTCCTCGGCTCTTGCAGGGCCCATCCAATAGCAATTCACCTTCACAGTGCCCCTGCAGAGTGAAGTCAGCAGCTGTGTGCAATTCCtttacaagaaaatctgaaacaaaagGTACAAACCTCCAGATTTTCAGTAGTTCTTCACCTTTATTTACACACACCTTCTTCGAAAAACTGGAAACAAGAATTGCATCGGACCTTTTTCTCCTCTCCCCTTTTTTGTAGGAGCAAGATGAATAAAGAATGCATGtaggtagtaaaaaaaaaaaaagaaaatcacttaGAATTCCTATTACACTTGCATTCTTTCCACTTGGTGAACAAATTTAATGAATAGTTTCACAGAATgaatttttgtttgatttaaaggGGAAATATCATGCAGAATCGACTTTTTATTAGcccttaaacacattttgttgtttacttGGAGACTCTAGGAGcgcaaaaaaactttattttattctgtccagaagctgcgtagatatcttctAATCTGTTTGTGTCATACTATTCAAGAGGTTcagtttttcattattatttttgaataatgtcagtatttgctgcagagctgctaaaaaggtcatggacttctggcttTTTCTTCAACACAGGTTTGTACTTCAAGCTCAAGGACACAAATGTTACAAGTGGTGTCAAAATGTTCGGTTGCTCATTACGCCGTCTCCCAGCATACCACAAAAATGAACGAacgggtggagtggaacgctctgcgacctggagggggggcGAGGTGTGAAGTgccttttttgcatttaaagagacagcaccaaaatgagttgctctcagacccacctcagaacaggggcaacGATAACGAGGAATTCGGAGCAAAGCCTTGCAGTTCCCTTTTGTATATAGACCACAAATTaatgatttcagtgtgaaaagaaaggcattaaaagcatgatatgtcccctttaaatgttCAGCGTATGGAGACCAGAGTCAAACCTTTGCATTTTAAATCACCTTAACTACATCAAAAGGAAGGCTGGTTTGAAAAGTAGTGTTCTGATATAGCTCACTCTATATGCAAAGAGAATTATAAACCAGTCGCCTGAAAACGTATTCACACCTTTTGAACCTTCTCAtattttgtcaggttacaaccacaaacttccttTTAATTTATCcggcttttatttattactgtGACATAAAAAGATATATAGTTTTCAATTTAGAACTTTCAATTTTTGCTAATTTaactctgaaaagtgtgatgGGAGTCGATAATTAGATTAAGAATAGAACatcatgatgctaccaccaccaccatcatgtttcacagtggggatggGGCTTTGTGCAGGATTGTTATTTTAGCGTTTTGCATTTAGACCCAACAGTTCGACTTTCGTTTTTAAATCAATCTGGTTCCTAccgaaagaaaaataattaagctGAAAACTGAATCATTTAAGAACActgaatttttatttgaattcacTGTAGTTTCTCATATATCCACTTAATCATATGCAGAAAGTTTGGCAATATTATAAATACTGTGGTTCCTTCTTTCTCTCATTGGCAAAGAAGACACGCTAAAACTATACACACCCTCGTCTCGCAGGGTAGAAACCATTTTCCCCGAGCACCCGGTGTAGTGCTGATAACGAGCGAGCGGCTGCTCCATCTGCAGCCACTCCCTGCCATCTTCAGTGAAATAGCACCAAGAACTCCTTCCAATACAACACTGGCATGTTGTAACCAAGGGCTTTAGGGTGTCTAAAAGTGGTTACGCTGATTCTAATAGCTGTGTTTGCAAATGCAGACGGTcgggttttttccccccctttcctCGGTCCCTGTCCTAAAGATGGAGGATCACTTCCGAGGAGGATGGAAAACGGTGAACAGGGATCTGCTGCAGTGATGAGCCTCTCCAGGAGGAAAATAATTCACAgtaatgttacaaaaaaaaaaaaaaaaaagtacaaaaaaccCACACAACGCAGACCTGTTTCCGTCTTGATAAGATTTTATCCCTTAACGGGGGGTTAGGGGGTTAAACTTTCAAACTTACAGCCCATTCTGGGAATGTCTCTGGAGGAAAGCTTAGGAAATAAAGCGTTATCAAGTATTCTCCACTTGAAAGTAATAATGTAACATTCTccgcagcttttttttttttttttttccccttctcctTCTTGTAAACAGGCCGTCGGCAGGAGGCGGACGGCTGGTTTGGCAAAAACTGTTGGTGTACGTGTGAAAGGAGGTGAAAAGGGGAGAGAAAGCAGGTGGAAAACACAATTCATCTTCAGTTTCACCTATCACTTGGTGATATGAGTGATTCCCTGAGACTAACATGAGTTGATGCTTTCCGTAGAGATTTACGTCAACGCTGTTCCTCCCAGCCTCCTGGCGTTGAtcgcttatttttttttttcattcttcttcTTCGCTGCGAAGACACCGCTGTGTGTCTCAGACACTTAAAATACAGTACCGCACTAAACTAAATGCctcacattaaaaacattggAAGAAAATACTACATAAATACACTTTGTTTCCCCTTCTAGGTGCACAATGCAGGACGATGAACCCAAATTTAcatcctccccctcccccccctcgCTCGGCTGCTCCTCAGCTCGGCACCCAGCTCTGAGGGGATGTCTGTTTGGAGCCGGAGAAGCTTCCCGAGTTCCTGTTCGCATTCTGGGCGGAGCTGGCGTCGAAGCTCAGGTCCAGGCAGTCCGCTTCCATCAGCTCGTTGCGGATGATCGAGTCCATGTCGCACTCCAGGCTGCCGTTGAAcacgtccaggtccaggtccccGGGGAAGCGGTCCGGCACCGAGGCGTTCTTGCCGGGAGACTTCAGGTGCGGCGGCTTGGCGTCCGCCTGGCCGCCTCCGTCGTTGTCGGGGGTTGACAAGCCGGCTTGCCAACCGGGCCCTGAAGCGCTCTGGGCCTGGCCCGCGCCGCCGGCGTTCGCCATCATGGGGTCCTTGCGGAGCAGCATAGCGTTCCGGCGGGAGTTCTGCAGGGCGATGGCGGTGCTGGCCTGCGACATCAGGGGATCGGACTGGGTGAGCATGACGTTGTTGTGGCTGTGGGAGTCCAGGCTCAGCAGGTCCTGCAGGGTCTGGTGGTCGCCAAAATGCGAGACGGAGGTGAAGGTGGTCTGCTTGTTCTCCTGGATGGTCTGCATAGGTGACTGCCGCAGGCTCGTGATGGACGTGGGGCTGAAGAGGGGGTTCGGCCCGTAGCTTCCAGAGGGGCTGGCCAGCCCGCTACCGGAGCAGCTGAAGGTAAACACCGAGCCGCCCTGACTGATGGCCCCGGGGTCTTCCTCTCCAGGAGGAGGCTGCTGGGTGGCCGTCAGGCTGATGTTGTCCAAAAGGTCATCCATCAGGTTGTCCGAAAGCCCGTCGTTGAGGTTCATTGTGCCGGCCAGGTCGGAGAGTCCCGTGGGCCCCGTGGACGGGGACATGCTGCTGGGGCTGGAGTACAGCATGGGGGAGAGGGGCGAGTCGTCGTCGGGCACCTCGTCCAGCTCCAGGTTAGCCAGGATCGGGGACAGACGGCCGCTGAGCGTGCTGGCGTTGGAATTGGTCCGGGAGCGGAAGTCCGTCCAGGCGTCCAGCTCGTCGCTGCTGCGGGACGTCGGGCTCCCGGTCCATTTGGAGAGGCTGGACGAGCTCTCAGAGCTGCCGTCCTGTGCGGCCTGCAGGGAGGCCTTCTTCTTGGTGGCCCGTCCTCGGGCCCCCTTGATGTACTTACTGTTGTCCATGGACACGGCCCGGCGGCGGGGAGCTTTGCCTCCCTTCCCGCCTTCTGGGTTGACCATCCACCAGGAGCTTTTCCCGGTTCCTTCATTCTGGACTTTCACAAAGCGGCTATGGAGGGACAGATTGTGTCGGATGGAATtctgaaagaaaggaaggaaggacaagaAAACATTGTAAGGTTTAGATAATGTTAGCATTTAATTTTAATGCCAAGACAACTCGGCTTCAGTCAGTTTAACTATACAGCTCCTGtttacaacacgtcatctcaaggcactttacagagagAATCAATCTAATCATGCAGGTTGGTTAAAAGGTTCTCTACCTAAGCAGTTAATTTGCTGCATACCataataatgtatttaatttgcTTAGATTCATTTTGTCTATTTTCTcatcaataaaaatatatgtatgtaaataatCCAATTAGTTGATCCAGTTGAtttgccattaaaaaaaaagccttaaatcTGCTCTTAAGACCCGCCGTGTTCCTTTGGCTTTTGAACCGTTAAAAGGTATTAAtcagtttttaatttcttctcatctattttacattttcatgtagCCATCTTTACTTGGATTATTTCCAAAttatgtctattttttttttaatgttttattgatttattttaatcattctTTTTGTTCGGCACTTTGGTCAGTGCCTGcagtttttaaagtgttttatgaataaagttggcttggctAAGGCTGCCATGACGATTATGTAAACCTAAagtgcctcgcaaaagtattcacaccccttaaaaCCTCTTCCACATTCTGTTACGTCATAAACGCAAGCCTTAGAGTATTTCCTTGGGGTTTTATATAAAACACCAAGACAAAGTGCTGGTGAAGTAAAAGGTCCTcacagcgtgatgctgccaccaccaagtCTTACAATGTGGATGGTGCATTCAGGAACATGGGAAAAGTTAGTTTTCCGCCACAAACAGCATCTGGGATTTTGGGATCTGAGCCAAAAGGTTCAGATCGGCGTTTATCTGACCATTACTCTTTCTTCCTTGTTACAACCACACatgtcagtgtattttattaggatttcatGGCAGACCGACACAATGTAGTACATCACTGTAAAGTTGGAGAAAAATAATACGTTTTTAACTTAATCAGACTTTGACTGGGTAATTTTAACACATGGATATGCTGTGGCTGTATGTTCAGTCCTGTTGTCCATCTAGAAGGTGAACAGTCACCTCAGTCTCCAGTATTTTTGGAGCCTTTCAGAAGTTTTCGTCCAGGATTGCTCTGTATTTAACTTCATCCAATATGACTTTCCTGCCCCccacagaaattaaaaaaaactaccccacatcatgatgctgccgccagcACTACCACCACCACATTTCACAGtaacagcatcatgctgccaggacgcttttcttctgcaggaaACCAGCATGATGATATTCTACAGCCGggggtggtgtgttcagggtgatgtgcagcgtTAGTATTTTTGTCACGCATCGCGATTTGCATTTAGACCTTGGTTTACCTTGGACCAGATTACGGGAATGCACCAACAACAtaatctcccacctgagctgtggatctctgcagtttctCCAGAGTTATTGTCAGCCTCTAGGCTACTGCTCGGAATAATGCCACGTCGATCGAAGTAGACGAACATGCCGGTCTGCAGCTGTGCCGTACAACAGTGTCCCGCGAGACGTTCAAAGCaggggatattgttttatagcaCAGCTCCGCGTTAAACTTCTCAACGTCATCCCTGAACGCGTCTCCCGTGCTCCTCGTTCTTCATGATGCAGTTTCTTCACAAATGTTctcaaacaaacctctgaggctttcacagaacaCTTGGATTCATAACAAGATTTTCTTTTACACAAAGATGACCTGTATTTACTCATCTGGCGACTCCCGAAGGGAATTAGCTCCACTCATTTTGCGTAGCAGAGTAGAAGGGGCTTAATGCATGTACACgccacaagttttttttatgtaggaaATGTAGAGAAGCAGGACTACCTTTGGCAATATTTTTGTGAGAATTATTTACACTTTGCCACAAAACCTCCAGCAACCAACGATCAGGTATGTTGGAGTAAAACGTTAATTCAAAAGTAGATAAGGATAAGAAGTAGACATATGGACATCCATAGCGATGCTCCAAAGAACATTCCAGAAATGAGTCAACCTGAGTGTTAAATTGTCCAAAACGTGTACATATCTAGTCATAAATCCAACCACAAATGTGCCTCTGAACATCCAAAAAATGAGAAATAACCAGTCgtggaaacatttcaaagcaGGATGtgtagggttttttttgtgtgtgcatatgAACGCTGTGTGAACAGCTCCAACACTGCAGCCTAACAGACTGCTTTGCACCTCACACTCTGTCCTATTTCTGGCTGCTCGGAAAGGTCTGCAGGTTTTCTCTGGAGATCTTCCCAAGCAtgtacaaaattaaacagttgGAGCCTGCATACCCAGCCCAGTCACACCTCACAGAAAGAAGAGACTCTGCAGCCCGCAGTCCGCTCTTCCGGACTGCTTCACTTGACACATTAAGATCACCATTTTTATTCCTGTAGAATTGTATTTATCACTGATTTTTAGACTTTAGTGATAACTATACAGCACAGGCCTGAGCAGGGACAACAGAACAGGCCCAAAGCTGCACATGTGTAACATGGCAAGAGATGCACGATGTTGCGGAATGAAAATAAGTTGAAATGTGATGAGAATACCGTTACTggactgaagaagaagaaaaagctgGTGACGTGCCGCAGCGCTCCGGGCTCTTAGCCATTTCTTTTCTGTTGACTTTGTCATAGCTTTAGGTATTTTGTTGACTTGGCATCAATACGCTAAGCAAGGCGGTACATCAACTAGAACCTTCACCCACATGGACCCTGGATGTTGTCGTCACGTTTTTGCTGACATTACATTTCTGGTTCCCTAATGCACTAGTTCAAAATACTCTGTTCACAATTAACATGCATCTAAAAACAAAGGTGGAAATGTTCATTTTAGTTTCTTATCTATGCCAAGTCAAAGCCTTAGATGCTTTCTTACATTCCAACACGTTTTTGGAAAAACCgaacctttaatttgagtgcAGTTATCCTACCCATCTTTTCCAATAAATACACTTGCTTTAGGTTGATCCGACTAAAGAAATTGaacagcaaatgtgcaaattcaTACGTTGATCAATATTGCAGCCATCTTATGAAAGCATGAATCTAGCAAACATTTTCTCATTAATAACTTTATAAGCTTGGTGCAAGAATCCCAACAGTCTGAAACCTTCTTTGCACTAAAGCGGCACGTGGAAAACCTaaaaatgttccagttaaaaCATGCTTGGGTCAGTTCATGATTCAGTCTTTAGAAAAAAGTTATGCAATATGATGCGAGTGTGGAGAAAAACATACAGAAGATTTGTAGCAGTCTGCAGAGTGTAATCTGCCCTCTCAATAAGAAACAAGTCAAGAGCATCTTAGGTGAAGGCCTTTTCCTTAAGGAATACAATCAATCATTTCTAATGTCCAGTTCCCACCAGCAATACATTTAAGAATAACTAATCTCTGTTTAGTTACCCAAGAGTCAATTCTGCTGTGATGTCCATCACAAAGGTTTCCTATTGAACTAATCTTCTCGGAGAACTGCTACTCTCTTGGTCCTGACCTCTAATCTGGAAGCCTGACCTTCCCCAGAGCAGGTTGGCTTTTTAACACGAGGTACCAGATAAAAGTGCACCTGAAGTTGGCTCAATGAGCCACTAATCCTGCTTCGTAGCAAAGGCACCTCATCAGACTAAGAATGAGCTTTTTTTTGGTGATAAATGGCCCAGGTGGGTTTGgtataaaacagaaaaccagtATGCAGGAAAGCAACCCATGCCCAGTGCTAAGGTCGGAAGAGGACTCGTCATGCTGTGGGCCAAGCATCATGAACTCTTCAAAATAGTAGGCTAATGATCCGGAACATGGGGGATTCAACATGGAAATGGTTCACTTGACACAAAACCAACCTCTTTTATCTCAGACCtaaacccaacaaaaaaaaaaaaaaaaacctgagacAGAGATAGCTTGAGGAAAGATTAACGATAAAGGAACCCTCTTTGTACGTTCCAACTTTGTGAGGTGTTATAGGGGAACCAAGTTCTGTCCTATTTGCAAAAGCAGAGGGCCCATGGTTTAAAATTCCTTTTTCATGCACTTTTCAACGTGAGATGATGCTaaggaaattaaaacatttttttatgttgaagcCTTTTACATATCTTTACCGGAGTTACCAATTTTGTCCCTCCCTGTATATCACACCCCTTATCCTCTGGCTGCACATGTTAAGACCAGCTCAAATGGGTACATTTCCTCACACTATATGCATTTAGATGAGTGAGCATAGGGAGAAAGGAGAGCAAAGATTAGTTAGAGATAGCGAGGacagtgcaaatatcacagcgGTGCAGGTTTTAATGAAACACCCCAAGGCGTCAAGACCACAGCAGTTCCTTTAAAGGCGTTGACTAAACAGGATGGGAGTGTTAAAGATTGCTAAAATGAGGTGTATGAAGAATTCATAAATGGGTGTATATTGACTTAAAAAAACTCAAGAATTATAGTTGTAGCACCAGGTCACAATCAGGTGAATTGATTTGTTATTTATATCACTGTTAGTGGGGTTGAGTTGATTTTTTTAGCTAATTTATACACTATAGTGTCTAAAGTATTGGGTCACTTGCCTTTACACACACGGGCCTGAATGACAGCCCATTCTTAATCCAGTGTGTTTAATATGATGCTGGGCCATCCTTTGGAGCTATAACAGCTTCACCTGTTCTGAGAAGACTTTCCACAAGGTTTAGGCGTATGTTGATGGGAATTTCTATCCCTTCCTCCAGATGTGCAACGGTGAGGTCAGACATTAATGTTGGACCAGAAGGCCTTGGCAACACTCTCCGTTCTAACCTGTCCCGAAGGTGTTCTATCGGTTTGAGGGAAGACTGAGGAGGCCTGCTAGGTTCTTCCAACCATGTGTTTATGGACCTTGCGTTGTGCAGTCATCTTAGAACAGGAAGGGGCTATTCCCAAACTGGTCCCCCAAGATTGGGAGCATGAcattgtccaaaatgtctttcTATGATGAAGCATTAAAAATTCCTCTTAGGGATGCAAGTTGTTGATTAatgagttaatctaaagttgattgatcTTATCGACAAACTAACCATTAATTGagttttctcttgtatcaagaAGGTCTTTTCATAACACGAAGGGCTAATTTGTTTTCCAACGTGCTGGATTTAAAACAAGCACATCATATATTGAACAATTTAgctgtattaaatactgactgaattgaacaaaaaaaaaaggttgtcttctcacacattattaaacttaagacatttacaaaataaaacaaaccagGAACCTATTAAGTTACTGATCAGAAACAAATCAGatgaatataataaaatatgcgAAACACTTATAATTCTCACAAAAGCTCTCACCATTAACCATGCTTTTGGCAGCATGTCTTGGTCTATCAtattacaaatgtttttgtgtAACAACCTCCGCTTTTCTGTCATTACATCCTCACCTTCCAAGCACATCAGTAAGTTTTGGTTGAGAAGCTGACGCTGCTCCGCCATGCAGCACGGCTGAATGGATGCTATCTAGGCGGTAACTTAAGGAGCATGTCAAATGTTTCTATTTGAAAACAGAAGCGCATAAAGTGCATTTTGTATTCTTGTCGTCATTAAACAGCGTAAAGGAATTCCACATCGGATACCGGGCCATTTCACGTCCCTTTCCTGGAATGCCTCAACCATGATTATTTCTCTTACAACCATAATGGTCACGGCCTCTTCTggatggcagtcagactacaaCACTGAAAGAAGGTCCGTCTAGGCGGGCACTGACAGTTAATCGCATTGAATTAATTTTAATCTAATAAACAATTATTCCACAATTAATCGTAAATCGATTATTTGTTTGCATCCCCAGTTTCTTTCATTGGAACAATGGGGCCAATTTCTGAAAAATAGCATCACACAATAAATGTCTTATGCACCAAACTTTACATCCAAGACAATGTAGTTAAATCAAAGTGCCATTTTCTTGGCAACTACCAAATCCAGACTTGTCTACTGGATTACCGAACAGAGATATGTTATATATCTCGTTATCCTGTAAACAGGCAGGTGTTTTTCCACTGTTTAGCTtgaatatttcttctttttacccGAATATGCTATATTATCAataactgtgcaatatttactccaatatttatttttactttttacttcgGCATTTCTGGTAAGTTATTTCACTGCTGCTTTGGAACCAATGTTAAATAagattgttttttcattataaaaaaacattgcatgcaactctgtctttgccactgtcatgcccaaatttccccattgtagGACAATAAAGGGATTTTTTATCTTATCTATAACATTACAAAGAATGCATCACCACTGTTAAGTGGTGATGCATTAGAGTCCAGTGGGGACATGCTTCACACCACTGCATCCAACACTTTGCAGAACACTCTGATGTATatcttggatgcagctgctctcCACAtactgttcttgagctaatctgaaggcaaCATACATTTTGGAGTTCTGTAGCGGTCGACTCTGCAGAAAGTGACCTCTGTGCACCCTGGTCCTCACCATCTGCTGACCCCGTGGTGTGATTTTAAGTGGCCAACCACCCTGCGGCTGAGTTGCTGTTTGTCCCCATCACTTAGTTGGCTGTGGAGTATTTAGTTGGATTTTTTACAGCAGAACGCAGAGATCTTGACAGCAATCTATTCTTCCACTATTAGGAAATATCTGCATGTGTGGAGGCTTGATTTTATACATATGTTACTAAGCAAGCGGTTGAAATATCTAAATTCAAAGATTTAGAAGGGTGACCCAATACTTTTGGCAAAAAGGTAATAGTTTCATAAACCTGTATCTGTTCTAAAAGGGATATTTTCCAAGATTTGTAATGTTCTAATTTGCTCCAACTAAAATTTTACATCAGTTAGATACACTGCTGAACACTCGGGCACAGtttcatttcagcttttcactatgtagttttaaaaaaagccacAGGCCTGTTGCTCTTGAATAAAACCGGTTCTTTATCTTATCAATAAAGTTCTGCACTCTCACCATGAATGAAactgttaatgtttttaaattaaaaacaattaaaatttaaagtcaaattcaaaccATGAACTGTGGAAGCAGAATTTATTTTGGGGTCTAACGAGACTAAAAGTTGACAAATACATTAGAAATCAGAGGTAACTCTTTCAGGAGTGATGGCCTGGGCAtggccatttgttttttttttgttttttacagcccATACAACTCTCAACCCACAGTGTCCAATACACAactaaacaaacacacacacacacacacacacacacatacgtgAATAATTTTAACCATATTCAGACTTTGTATTGACTAACATCTCAATACTCAAACAAATGTCAGTGACAGACTGATCACCATATACCAATCATAAATCTGTGCACAGAAAATGACATGGCGTTCCTCAAGGGTCCATTCTCTGGGCAAGTTTCTTCAACATTTATATAATCCCCCTGGCTCAGATTAAGGAGTACTTCAGCGTCTTCTATGGTATGTATGCAGATGACATACAACTTTATATCTCCATGTCACCTTAGTCCACTACCCTCACTGAGTCAGTGTAACCATAATATCAATGAGTGGATGGGTCGGACTTTTCTCCAGCCTGTTGCAGATTCGACAGAAAGCATAGTTTTTGGTCCTAAAACGCAAGGATCGAGATCATCACAGCTATACACACTGGAGCAAAAGACCAATGAGCATGCCAGGCACATGGGTGTAGTTTTGGACTTGGATCTAAAATTTGACAACCACATAAAGTGTTACTAAATCAGCACACTATAATCTTAAAAACAGAGAATATAATCTTAAAAACAGAGAATAAGCAGCAGTTTATCCAAAAAAGCTGCCACCAGAGTCGTAGCCAACACCAGGAAATTGGATATCACAACAGTTTGTCGAAGAATAGTGTATACAGTATAAAATCCTGCTGTTGGTCTTTCAAGTATGGTCTTTGgcttaaatacatttctgagtCGTTTGTCAAGTATGAACCATATAGACTACTCAGGTCTTCAGAGACCTGTTTATGCAATGTTCCCAGAACTAAGCAGGTTGAGGCAGCGCTGACTTTTCTAAGCTCCTCGGCTCTGGATCTAACTCCCTGAAAACCTGAGATGTGCATAAGCTGTTGGTTCCCTGAAATCAGGAATGAAAACAGTCTTGTTTGCTGATAACTGATAGCCTCTGATCTATCGGTCCAATcaactgtttaaaacatttgtttattatatgcCTATAATATTtgcatttctgttttctatCCATTCCAGTACATTC
This Fundulus heteroclitus isolate FHET01 chromosome 19, MU-UCD_Fhet_4.1, whole genome shotgun sequence DNA region includes the following protein-coding sequences:
- the foxo3a gene encoding forkhead box protein O3a; its protein translation is MAEAALNRDEPPSNVEIDPDFEPQKRPRSCTWPLPRPESGAGKPGANDADVIPEEEDDEGASAESGSAQKDGGSAEEPRSGGGGSISRPVAVQRGPCREEAADGSPSSAHIPGAALCGSASQQLRKSSARRNAWGNYSYADLITQAIESSPEKRLTLSQIYDWMVRSVPYFKDKGDSNSSAGWKNSIRHNLSLHSRFVKVQNEGTGKSSWWMVNPEGGKGGKAPRRRAVSMDNSKYIKGARGRATKKKASLQAAQDGSSESSSSLSKWTGSPTSRSSDELDAWTDFRSRTNSNASTLSGRLSPILANLELDEVPDDDSPLSPMLYSSPSSMSPSTGPTGLSDLAGTMNLNDGLSDNLMDDLLDNISLTATQQPPPGEEDPGAISQGGSVFTFSCSGSGLASPSGSYGPNPLFSPTSITSLRQSPMQTIQENKQTTFTSVSHFGDHQTLQDLLSLDSHSHNNVMLTQSDPLMSQASTAIALQNSRRNAMLLRKDPMMANAGGAGQAQSASGPGWQAGLSTPDNDGGGQADAKPPHLKSPGKNASVPDRFPGDLDLDVFNGSLECDMDSIIRNELMEADCLDLSFDASSAQNANRNSGSFSGSKQTSPQSWVPS